One Babylonia areolata isolate BAREFJ2019XMU chromosome 20, ASM4173473v1, whole genome shotgun sequence DNA segment encodes these proteins:
- the LOC143294660 gene encoding far upstream element-binding protein 1-like isoform X1 codes for MSGFGSRSGSYGRSRDDDYGGGSPVKMFVPAGECGKIIGRGGSKIRELQEQTGCKIAVSRDDEGNGTRRVELTGSDDAVDLAMDIINQIMESGDDRGGRRQTYGGGSYGAGAGAGAGGGGSKDIIQVDTSFVGRIIGKGGSRIRELQDETGCRINVSRDGGNYGQTEVELVGSRSSIQHAKQRIDDITQQAY; via the exons ATGTCTGGGTTTGGCAGTAGAAGTGGCAGTTATGGTAGAAGTagggatgatgattatggtggcgGCTCACCTGTCAAGATGTTTGTACCAGCTGGCGAATGCGGAAAAATAATTG GTCGCGGCGGTAGCAAGATCAGAGAACTTCAGGAACAGACTGGGTGCAAAATTGCG GTTTCTCGTGATGATGAGGGAAACGGAACGCGCCGTGTGGAATTGACTGGCTCTGATGATGCTGTTGATCTTGCAATGGACATAATCAACCAGATCATGGAATCTGGGGATGACAGAGGTGGCAGACGACAGACCTATGGAGGAGGATCATATG gtgctggtgctggtgctggtgctggtggtggaggaTCCAAAGATATCATCCAAGTTGACACCAGTTTTGTTGGCAGAATTATTG GAAAGGGTGGTTCCAGAATTCGTGAGTTGCAAGATGAAACTGGCTGCCGCATCAAT GTGTCCCGTGATGGTGGGAACTACGGCCAGACAGAAGTGGAGCTTGTGGGCAGTCGGTCATCCATTCAACATGCCAAACAACGTATTGATGACATCACTCAGCAGGCCTATTGA
- the LOC143294660 gene encoding far upstream element-binding protein 1-like isoform X2, translating into MSGFGSRSGSYGRSRDDDYGGGSPVKMFVPAGECGKIIGRGGSKIRELQEQTGCKIAVSRDDEGNGTRRVELTGSDDAVDLAMDIINQIMESGDDRGGRRQTYGGGSYGAGAGAGGGGSKDIIQVDTSFVGRIIGKGGSRIRELQDETGCRINVSRDGGNYGQTEVELVGSRSSIQHAKQRIDDITQQAY; encoded by the exons ATGTCTGGGTTTGGCAGTAGAAGTGGCAGTTATGGTAGAAGTagggatgatgattatggtggcgGCTCACCTGTCAAGATGTTTGTACCAGCTGGCGAATGCGGAAAAATAATTG GTCGCGGCGGTAGCAAGATCAGAGAACTTCAGGAACAGACTGGGTGCAAAATTGCG GTTTCTCGTGATGATGAGGGAAACGGAACGCGCCGTGTGGAATTGACTGGCTCTGATGATGCTGTTGATCTTGCAATGGACATAATCAACCAGATCATGGAATCTGGGGATGACAGAGGTGGCAGACGACAGACCTATGGAGGAGGATCATATGGT gctggtgctggtgctggtggtggaggaTCCAAAGATATCATCCAAGTTGACACCAGTTTTGTTGGCAGAATTATTG GAAAGGGTGGTTCCAGAATTCGTGAGTTGCAAGATGAAACTGGCTGCCGCATCAAT GTGTCCCGTGATGGTGGGAACTACGGCCAGACAGAAGTGGAGCTTGTGGGCAGTCGGTCATCCATTCAACATGCCAAACAACGTATTGATGACATCACTCAGCAGGCCTATTGA